attgattaataatttatttgatatattcagactttttcagagatagttttactttacatattatttttctgaATTACAAACTGTCTGAGTTCCAGAACCGATTTATTTTCTCAAGGACAAAACCGTGTTAAATAATCATAGTTTTAACCGAAACCAAACAGAATGTATTGTACGTTCGGGGTCCTGTATTCACATCGtgtgtgagtttttttggagacGTTTGCATGGTAACggtacactactttaattatagaattgtatggatgcatatataattgtatggattgcatttatgacttacattggaaatttaatattattgtcttacaaatttaaataaataattatgataatttacatttgaaaaataatatttgtgcaatttgatttcttattttcacaatttttaatgtattaagtttaattaattaatgtttttcaataattttaatttgacattttctataacattaacatgtaaagaactgcaaattagtcataacagcctcctttatcgccaaattttttcactggaagcgctggcatcgattttattgtccctaccatgactacacacacaacgaattggtaataataaaaatatgtaactgTTCCAAAttctaaactttttaatttttctttcaattatttaaaaaaaataatatttcatttgtagCAATgatagtgaaaatttttttaataaaatgacagATAACAAAAATGgggaaaccaaaaattttaattaacatttaacgattttaatttttaattgtataatttatcatagatattgaaaaaatgtatccatgaaaaaatggaatttaaaatgaaaatatatagatttttacgaagaaaatctcaaaaaaaggggtgctcagctcaaaaaaaggggtgctttatttgccaaaaaattgaattgaatttgttttttagaatgtttcacaaaaccgcTAGTTGAATAgtaattaagtttagtcccaattgtttgtaacgcttaaaattattaaatcatctaattagtccatttccggttgtctgtccgtcttaCACttaaacgaaaacagatatcaagctgaaatttatggcgtgttcaagacgtaaaaagtgaggtcgagttcgtaaatgagcaacataggtcaattgggccttgggtccgtaagacccatcttgaaaatcgttagagatagaacaaaagtttaaatgtaaaaaatgttctttatataaaaataaacaacttttgtttgaaacatttttttgtaaacatcatagtgtgtattatatgggaatatcaatttcATGTATGTGCTATcaaagagtggatatctttctttacttacgattcgtcaaaaaaaacaaacgatagcgtaatcaacactgtctatacatggtatttaaacaattaactcagtcaattgtttgtttacacttgtttgttttaaatttattttgtttattattatgataaaaatttatcaaacaagTTATTAGCCAATTAATTAACTTTACCCTTTTCGTATAAATAGTGTgaaaatttatcagttttttttatgttagtttcaaaaataaaaaacaattattatgaattcaataaaattactattatcAACTATTATCGGATATATTTCAATTGTAACAATAAATGGAGAACTAATTAAATTGGATGGACAATGTCCAATTAGTGGACTTAAACCATCCGCAATTGCTAAACCAGAATAtgtaagtaataaattaatattcttttaaaatcataaGGGTTTGATCATCCTTAacttatggaaataaatttgttcTGGGACTCAGAATACTTAGTTGGAAATTCAAAAAGAGATTATAAGTctctgaaaatatcaaataaattattaatcaatcatttaatgacagAAAATGGTTATAGATTGAGactctttaaaaagaaatattctgaGTTCTCCTAAAAACCGTTGAGATCCTAACTTAACCTACTTTAAATGGATAAGCCATCCCTACAACTACCGATTAAAGTGATAAACTTGCTCTGGACAACCCTGTCTTAtctattagttttattattcaacAGATGAAAGGAATATTTAATGTGGTTGAAGAATCAAGTATGGGTAATGTAAGCGAAACTAAAAGTAATGGAAGAGTCTTATTGACACCCGAATCCGAGCAATTAGTTAATATTAGAGAACGTTATCTACCAAAAGACGCTGAACAGTGTAGTGAGCGACAAATTAAGCTCACTTATACAGGCACTGTTGGAATCTATAATGTATCTTATCAAggtaagtttcattaaaaatcgtGATACATCAAATATTCTACGGTTAACGCACTGCTGTGCTATAGGATACATCATATAGCACAGCAGTGCGTTAACCGTAgaatatttaatggaaaatcgaaagcaacctaagtctaaatagttcaacgttctaaaactagcgccttagaccgctcggctatTTAGGCTCTCGTACAAACGTGTACGTGTTGTaacgattttaaaactaaaaacttaaaatattttagctgaTGCCGATTCGAGTTTTGAAGACGGATATAAAGGATACATTTTAGTAATTCGACCATACATAGATGAAGGACAAATCGGTATCCATATCATGTTACTGTTCATTTGCCGTAATATATCAGACTCACAATATGAATGTTAGTATAAAgatgcaattttttaattttatttttattgaattgatatttttaaaatgaattttttataaattattttttagttgatattCCAGTCTATTCACGTTCTTCAATGTTAACTAAAATCGTTCGAAAAGAAATTCAATCAAGTTTAGAAGACAATAATCTTGaatctttagataaatatgttAAACGAGAAATGCAAaaggaaaaatgtaaattttctgatcaagaagaaaatgaagattattttataacaaaaccgGTTATGTCAGCTGAGAACCGCGCTAaactataaatatcataaaatttcgtCAATaaaagtcaatgaatctttataaaaaaacccAGGGGGTGCGGTTTCCAAATtcgacttactgctcaaatttttcgaactttattctTTCGTTTCTGCGTATATGAAATCAATTAGTACCTAcgtaaatactaaattttattacgtAATTATTAATCTGTATTCTGACAAGTGATCGATATTGATCGAACACAaccaatattattgtattaataattaataaacaaagttCACTCACACATAAGGTATACCTATAGATAAATAATtacgtaaataaaatttaattatgtacgtaattaaaatacacaaacgatatatttaattaatggcCTGTTTTCCTGACTTTTGCGctttaagaatttaaaacttaaatatgaaaatttaaagtttgacAGACTACAGTCAAAAGTCAGACACAGGTGAACACAAAAGAAATTCAATACGTTTCATATTAAgagaaaatttaattggaaaatttggaTACTCAATGAGATACAAGCAGGGAGCCCGTGActgtaaaactgcacttacacggatttcgaacaaaaaatataatatgtacaaggtgtgccagggtttatcctggcacaaatattttttatatttttaataattacaagaaTTTTGCACTTTCATGAACATTAAGTTTTATCGCgaactaattataatttttgtaaatttgttcgttttgacttctttcgaaatatctcggtGTTACAGCTGAAAACTTTACCAAAGTATCTGTCACAccagtagaaaataaaaaaattatggcaAAACATATTTCAACCAGGATAAACCCTGGTACACTTAGTCCTTATATTGTACCTATTGTTAAAGTATTGGTTCAtttgcgaaatttcgaaatatgGTAAATGCAGTTTTACTATCACGGACTCCAAGgctaatattattgttttagaaCAGAATTATAGAACCGAACCATCTAGTATCAAGTATTAGAATTAATAATATGGATGCATTACGTTATTTAACACataattttctttcgttttttgtattttataacatttaacataagaataaagataaaattaaaaatatccacGTTCCATTTTACTCACATCCATTCATCAACTTTAAAAGACCTGATAATTTACAAACGTCTGAAAAGAGTCCCTCAGAATTGCATTGCATATAAGTGCTCCGACATAAGTTAATCCGACCCAAGCTACAATAGGTATCCATAAGTTTGTAGGTATATTTatggaacattctgtatattttattaattattattgtttttttttttaataaaataattacataataattagaATGGCAGCCTCAAGGTCATGATCGACTTAATGATAGATAGATATTTCTTGCATTCAATTATTGCAGGAGGTACTCTTTTTAATTTtcccttagatcatatattctACTAGATATACCCAACATGTACCAAGTATGTACATTTTTGCTTCACAGAGAAAATTAACAAAGacaacaatacaatattcaaacaactGATAGAGAAACACAATAGCATAGCATGATATTCATTGCGCATGATCGTGTTGACGGAAGACAGCTGCATCAATAgttatacattttgtttaattaacataattatatttaattaattctgtcTAAAAGTTCCAAAGATTGTtagttattgttttattaaataatatttattaaatggaaattattatgttgtaaatacgcgccaggatattatattgtatacttATTAAGACATGCGCATCATTATGATTTTTCTATCTACCGAATTAAGATGAttatcaagaaatgtttttaattaaacagttgttaattgtttcataataaataactggaaaatttcaaagatgcattaattttttcttttagatatttagtttaattgtactatTATTTCTTCgactatttgtttttgtaagtaattaatCACAGAGTCAAAGGCAATCGTTTTGCTGATATAATTTCTTTGTATGCAAAAACAGCTGGGGGAGTATGTGAATGTTATTGACCTCCATCTCCTGGTTTAATATACAGCCGTCTATCCAGCATCAGCAACAAGCCCATCTCCATAGTTCATCCATGTCATGTACGGTAACTTTCAAAAGATATAATACGTGACTTAGTTCacgatatacatacatacacacacacacacacacacacacacctatatttttttaatttttaatatcatacactttttatttaataattcatcatttatttattttttaattcttttaatattatcaaggGCGTCGCCTGTCTATGAAAAAGAGGGGGACAAAAGTATGAATTGCAGGTGcaagtttaaatataagaaatgaaacgggaaaatttattttcattttcacctAGCTGAAAAAAATAGAGCTATGTGCAgcgtcaaattgtaaaaaagagcgacaaaagcaataaaatttatgaatccaTAAGCTCATTTTTAATAAGACAGACATAAGACATGGTAATGATAAATAACTATATCCATAATGGGTGTTGAATATAATTGTTCTCAGAAATTCTTTAGAAACGataatcaattgaaaataaaattaccaatTTATTAGCAATGTTTAGCTCTTTTCGATTTGACGCTCAAACtcagcgtcaagcgtcatcatgaaaatatatttataaacaacattgaagttttaaatatctaatataaatagtttagatgatattgataactgggagttgcaactcgACAACTGGCGATAGCAATTCGTACTGATTAAAATCAAAAGTAGACCCGAATTCAGTAGgtacaatttcgactaccagatggcaatacttgtattTACCATTTGTTAAGGCCAATAAAAagaccatgaaggttataaagaaggagaacgatcgctacgtgttaaagcattagcgtgtctgtccctgaaaatttgtagaatttatagttcatttttcagccaccagccgcgttgtcatcaagaagtagtatctgcgaagttagctgtttatgagtacaagtagatgaagttagttgcataatgtacaaattgatagatcatttcaaattagcgcacaacagcccgcttttattgatactacttagcggtcgcagcgcctcacctattttatccatatttcggggacaatattttctatagcgatcgttctccttcttataaccttcatgaaaaagacaataaaaatgtaggtttccattgaaaattttgaagttgaCCTTCATAAAGCCATTAAAAGATAACACAaatatgtttgatttaaaaatattaataaaaattacttctctggaaaatttttaaaggattCCATTACTTTTGTGACACCGTGTACATAGTCATGCTCACATCCCCACCACCACTACAAGTCCAATTTTGACAAAGTTATGTCAAATAAATCtgtattaataacaaaatttaaattggtaATAACCTGATAACAGATAACTATTTACTTTTAACTTGTTGAGTTGAATTTctatatttagaataaaattaaaattattcatttaattttcgaGAGAgagttgaattaaattttatttagaacatTTCCCGTaagtttaactaaaaattaaaattttaaatatttcattaatttatttaatttaattttaggtaataattattaacatttaaatcATGTTGaatgtattttcaataattcgtaataaattattaccatTTGGTGTTAATAATCAAAGTACACAAGGATTCTCAACAACTTATAAATGTTGTGATAAAGTACCTGAAACATCATCACCTGGTGCTACTGCTACATCATCTCCAGGATCTGGTGcatcatgtaatccacatgtaGCTGCTAAAACATTACATAAACCAAATAATTTAGAACGACGATTTTTAGTTTGGACTGGAAAATATAAACGAATTGAAGATGTTCCTGGCATGGTTTCgtaagtttattttgtttacattcaAATCACGTGTGACCTTCAACAACTAAAAATGCTTTCAGATCGATTTTTCCTCGATGTGGTTTTTTTTGTGTCGTTTCAGGaagttaattacaaaatttatggcctattttgaattctttataatttatgaaaatttttggtaaataattaaCGAAATCGGTCAAATTTTGTCTATTCGAGGAGTTTCGATGGTTTCGTTGATCCCGAATCCCAGGATGACTTGGTTTTACACCTCATCCAGGATTATCTTCAAATTGTttatatacaagtaaaatttacaaaatttaaaaaacttttcctaAACTTGCACtagaaacatatctaagaacactcctcattaaattaccttttaaacgaacgaaaaaattaaaaatcggttcatccgtttaggcggtacgatgccacagacaggtagacagacacacatagcggtcaaagttATTACATCCTTTTTTTGGTCGGGGATTAATTACAAATAgactaaacaaaattatttggcGGTTTTCcaggtcgctgatcatgaatatAATGTTCAAAACACTCCTCGGTGTACCTGGGGACCAAGGTACTCTGATTTCAAAGCTCATCTTCaggatttttcacaaaattagcCATGAAATGTATCCAAAATTAATACTCGAAGCGTTTTCCAGGTTGCTGATCATGAATATGATGTCTAAAACACTCCTCAGTGCACCTGGTGATTAGGATAACCTGATTATACACACCTGGTTGATTACCAGTAATCGAGTAGAATGAGCTTGAAAATCTAGaccaagtttaatgtctgcctaagatgtgcgcctattcacccaacatttttcgctcttagaatttttatcgataaaagttatttttaaagtataaaatttaaatttttgcagtATGGATGTTATGGAACGTGCAAGAAATCGTGCCCGAATTCGTATTGCAAATTATATGATGGCTGCGACAGCTATAGCATGTATTGCAATGGCGATCAGTGGTAAACGAGCGGCTGAACGTGGTGAAAGtgtacaaaaaatgaatttagatTGGCACAAAGAAATGAACGATCAGTACAAGAAGGATCAAGCAGCAGCAACAGCAGCTGGGGCCTCTACTTCATAgacttgtttgtttgttggtttaTTTTAGTAAGTTATTTTCGTTGttgatgttttttaaaatggctACGCTacaaagatatatatatttaaaataaaaaattaattttttaatattgtaaagtctatttcttagaaatataaaaatttaatatttagtgtTCAAGCATTAtcttttcattgttttttttattttatttgacctTTGACCTAGCAAATCTATACGAAATTGTACACTTCGACTCAAAATTAACTTGATAAAAGAATTCGTGAGAACCAGAACTCAATTTctaaagatataataaataataactagctCGACCCATGCGGAATTCCGCTCCCCTAGTTACCATAAGACGTGGCTACCCTGTATCCGTGGCTAAACActacaaacaataaatttcgtagaaaaatggtgaaaaaaatcaaaagtctttaaattaatattaggagaacatgtttttaaaataatatttatatgtttcaagtattaAACATATAAGTATTAAAcatttgtaaaaactaacatgtttgcctaataaacttatcatatttgtttgttcaaattatttgtctagcatgttttttcctaagcggtacatttttagatcgtTAGTGTAGTTTTCGTCCTTAGACCTTGAGATCATCCTCTGTGTCTTCCGTAAGAACAATCTGTCATCCGAAGATGAGACTACTCCGAATAAGATATCTATTTTAGATGCCATGAAGGAAGCTCACAACTTCCCAGCCGGGATTTCTTCCAGGATTGATGTAGGCAAGGTTTCGGGCCCAGAAATTCTAAACCGAGCCCCAACTAAAGTAATATTAGTCCAGACAATTTccatactaaaaaaaaacaactgtttTTCGAAACAATAGGTAAGAGAAAAAtagcagttttaaaaaaaaaatcaaagtgtaAGAAGTtctcaaacaattgactgagttaattgttgaaataccctgtatagcaAGTGTTAAATATGTGTGCTTGCATTATTATATcttgtatgtatatcaaatatatatcaaggtatattaagttcagtcctaagcttgtaacgcttaaaaatattgatgctacgaacaaataaaggaaaggccgccataattgtgttgttctttctatacagagtatttcagcaattaactcagttaattgtttgtgtttaaataaaaattgatgtatttttttagacttaagttttattgtaattaataactatttacaagtttttatatttacaagtaaattcaattcaatttaccatcaaaaacGATTTTAAACGATTTTCACTTTAACTTCAAGCTTCAAGCTTCTGTTCgtttattcttttgtttttttatatttattttattttatttttttttgccaaaaaatcacagtttttgatttaagtaatatatttttaatttttatatattaaaacgttttgttttttacctattaccattttttttctcAGAAAAGCAATTTTAAACCACTTAAACAACAGAAAGaaaaacaaccaaaaaaataaGCCCTACCATTCAAGATTTTCCTTTTAACAAATCTATACATTTTTCCTTCGTCCATCACATGAAATTTCCACACAGAGCCgcaatgttaatttttctaCAGCGTTGTCAACGCGCGCGCTgatttatacataattaaaacaaacaaatttttatcaatcaaatGGTCtggtcaacaagttcaaattggtaaaatatataatagggGAGTCCAAGAGAGAGGggatttgtgaaaattttctcgtttctcttgtcgtgcatacttaattcaaatttaagacttttatgattttcacaaggataccgttatcagaactcgaccaaaatgaaataggaccacacgagaagc
This genomic interval from Chrysoperla carnea chromosome 1, inChrCarn1.1, whole genome shotgun sequence contains the following:
- the LOC123290524 gene encoding UPF0389 protein CG9231, which translates into the protein MLNVFSIIRNKLLPFGVNNQSTQGFSTTYKCCDKVPETSSPGATATSSPGSGASCNPHVAAKTLHKPNNLERRFLVWTGKYKRIEDVPGMVSMDVMERARNRARIRIANYMMAATAIACIAMAISGKRAAERGESVQKMNLDWHKEMNDQYKKDQAAATAAGASTS
- the LOC123290517 gene encoding uncharacterized protein LOC123290517; the encoded protein is MNSIKLLLSTIIGYISIVTINGELIKLDGQCPISGLKPSAIAKPEYMKGIFNVVEESSMGNVSETKSNGRVLLTPESEQLVNIRERYLPKDAEQCSERQIKLTYTGTVGIYNVSYQADADSSFEDGYKGYILVIRPYIDEGQIGIHIMLLFICRNISDSQYEFDIPVYSRSSMLTKIVRKEIQSSLEDNNLESLDKYVKREMQKEKCKFSDQEENEDYFITKPVMSAENRAKL